From Clavelina lepadiformis chromosome 9, kaClaLepa1.1, whole genome shotgun sequence, the proteins below share one genomic window:
- the LOC143471204 gene encoding cytochrome P450 2J6-like, with protein MLIVTCLSLFGLVLACLYYWYKRPRSFPPGPRGIPFLGVIPFLGKIPERVLFKWSKIYGPVMSLRIGRKDWISLNDYDSINQALAKQHTKFSGRPKNPVYAQFNQGCGVVRIDYGALWKSQRKFGLTTLRGFGVGKRSMEDRIVEEAAFMNEWVRSQNGKAFSPLDILHKAAASNIGSVVFGQRFDYDDEILNKLISLITGVYDNAAANFALQCMNLAPILMNIPPFSTLNHHIVNTFNTLLELLHNFIEQHKKTFQKNELRDFIDAFLKEMDEGNPGFTDDQLVQYVRDLFSAGTDTTATTLNWGLICLLHYPQIQTKLREEILKVVGLTSPVRLSHAADLHYTNAFIQELMRFRTIVPLSVFHKTNENAEINGFVIPKDTGIMVNLWAVHNDPDYWKEPDIFKPERFIDEKGNFVKSSHLVAFSVGPRHCLGEQLARMEVFLFLVSLVQNFEFLPDPDSGELPPLDCPVSGFIFTPSCYKIVANNV; from the exons ATGCTGATTGTTACTTGTCTGTCTCTGTTTGGTCTCGTCCTAGCTTGCTTGTATTACTGGTACAAAAGACCTAGAAGTTTCCCACCAGGACCAAGAGGAATCCCCTTTCTTGGGGTGATCCCCTTTCTAGGGAAGATACCAGAAAGGGTCCTGTTTAAATGGAGCAAAATATACGGACCTGTTATGTCATTGCGAATAGGCAGAAAGGACTGGATTTCATTGAACGACTACGACTCTATAAACCAG GCATTAGCAAAGCAACACACCAAGTTTTCCGGTCGCCCCAAAAATCCGGTTTATGCCCAGTTCAATCAGGGCTGCGGTGTTGTCAGAATCGATTATGGAGCTCTGTGGAAATCCCAAAGAAAATTTGGTCTCACCACTTTACGAGG ATTTGGGGTTGGAAAACGAAGTATGGAAGACCGTATTGTCGAGGAAGCTGCATTTATGAATGAATGGGTCAGATCGCAAAATGGAAAAGCGTTCAGTCCTCTG GATATTTTACACAAAGCAGCAGCCAGTAACATTGGAAGCGTCGTATTCGGCCAAAGATTTGACTACGACGATGAAATTCTCAACAAGCTGATATCTTTGATCACCGGCGT ATATGACAACGCAGCGGCCAATTTTGCGCTACAGTGCATGAACTTGGCTCCTATTTTGATGAACATTCCGCCATTTTCGACACTAAATCATCACATTGTGAATACTTTTAATACTTTACTGG AGTTACTTCATAACTTCATCgaacaacataaaaaaactttccagAAAAACGAGTTAAGAGACTTCATTGACGCCTTCTTGAAAGAAATGGACGAGGGAAACCCTGGTTTTACC GACGACCAGCTCGTGCAGTATGTTCGGGATCTTTTCAGTGCAGGAACAGACACGACGGCAACGACATTGAACTGGGGACTTATCTGCTTGCTGCACTACCCCCAAATACAAACTAAACTCAGGGAAGAAATACTGAAAGTCGTGG GACTGACATCTCCAGTAAGATTGTCACACGCGGCTGATCTGCACTACACTAACGCTTTCATTCAAGAGTTGATGAGATTTCGCACTATTGTTCCCTTAAGcgtttttcacaaaacaaatgaaaatgcagaaaTCAACGGATTTGTTATACCCAAAGACACCGGG ATTATGGTCAACCTTTGGGCAGTGCACAACGATCCAGACTACTGGAAGGAGCCAGACATATTCAAACCTGAGAGATTTATTGACGAAAAaggaaattttgtaaaatcaagTCACTTAGTTGCGTTTTCGGTTGGACCACGTCACTGTTTGGGCGAGCAATTGGCCCGAATGGAAGTTTTCctttttcttgtttcgttgGT